In one window of Tubulanus polymorphus chromosome 3, tnTubPoly1.2, whole genome shotgun sequence DNA:
- the LOC141901763 gene encoding uncharacterized protein LOC141901763, translated as MSVIIRLQNLSWDASAADIRRFFTGMSIPDGGVHIIGGEKGDAFIAFSTDDDARRAMMLSGKMMCNEKIVLMLSSKNEMNQVIAIARGEDPAVVAQTTSPTIPSSLPSSVGLVAPTGFNPLISATGQIPMSALNQITNMTHMNLNHLNPLLMQQNQMKQPLIAGYPAHQGFPAGEQGMFGIDTKNSAHVNAITEKPHLHGKGFQNPDSGHQARDFRNKPNPQAARDAETPSYPPATDSVPRDRWHEGPPRIQGPPKDFPRRPALLGAGPRPVRSQAPDMSAPVDPRLSAGELRRPLMASPLIEPNSSIDHHFHHTGMSHRPLMNNRPMEGRSLLEKPSVDSSRPLIGRTPRDMHSSSRWSNIDQKPELTASSNINVEQARSSRDDERRREDRRDRDRSERSERSRERDREKRSSDDHGRDRPRSNQRETKEKRDSRERDRRERDRSSDEGLKKDRTRDRDRRDRDKSGSRMEGRSERDRRSSSEKERDSDRERRRDRHERSEKSRDVLNDDMSHRNHDTNGDSKRQSNSQPAGLLPHPSIMSRGMTRMIPPFLDDERGLKRPRESGCCVFVSNMPLTVSYRNIRRFFSGCEILHDGLKLINDSSGNRCGTAYVKFATPQSMQYAMEKAGRYMDDRQVSIVKCSEMEFEEAIDSFIPSKKQRSLSPMRQLIGIPDDLCVCIKGLPSTVDINEIHALFHGLKFIANSIYIEYGLDGKALGTAYLEFATSEDFRQAIEIPRSTIDDRVITVRPMSRKEIESHVKYHKDYLEKQKTEKPGENVTDENGSRPTDLGEPASEDQSDGFCCHLFGLSYQSTEADIQQFFNGLNVVPGSIKIVRFPDGRAAGDCLIEFASQDDQEEALKRNQQYMGKRFLYVNKLPSRADAVRLFHTKSSVAEQKQGITPLPLPVDGHMAPMGHPIRGPPRDPRRPLPGPLYPDEMYGSIPPRPGRPACVIGITNIHFRSTPAEVIEFFRGFRPITESLRLRRNPETGKPTGEGTIAFHSPPDAIRAVCELNGNTLAGRPVSLYQI; from the coding sequence ATGTCTGTAATTATTCGTCTCCAGAACCTGTCGTGGGATGCCAGTGCCGCTGATATTCGACGGTTCTTTACCGGTATGTCTATTCCGGATGGTGGCGTTCACATAATCGGAGGTGAAAAAGGAGACGCGTTCATTGCGTTTTCGACTGACGACGACGCTCGCCGCGCGATGATGCTGTCCGGGAAGATGATGTGTAACGAGAAGATCGTTTTGATGCTGAGCAGTAAGAACGAGATGAACCAGGTCATAGCTATAGCGCGTGGTGAGGATCCAGCAGTGGTAGCGCAAACCACATCTCCGACTATTCCTTCTTCGTTACCATCGTCGGTAGGTCTCGTCGCTCCGACTGGATTCAACCCATTGATCTCCGCCACTGGTCAGATTCCGATGAGTgctttaaatcaaataacgAACATGACGCATATGAATCTAAACCATTTGAATCCGTTGTTAATGcaacaaaatcaaatgaagCAGCCATTGATTGCTGGATACCCAGCTCATCAGGGATTCCCAGCTGGCGAGCAAGGTATGTTCGGTATAGATACAAAGAACAGTGCGCATGTGAATGCAATTACCGAGAAGCCACATTTACACGGTAAAGGTTTTCAAAACCCTGATAGTGGTCATCAAGCGCGTGATTTTCGAAATAAACCAAATCCACAGGCTGCGCGCGATGCAGAAACTCCGTCTTATCCCCCGGCGACTGATAGCGTTCCGCGTGATCGATGGCACGAAGGGCCACCTCGAATACAAGGTCCTCCTAAAGATTTTCCTCGTCGACCCGCTCTTCTCGGCGCCGGTCCGAGACCAGTTCGTTCACAGGCCCCCGATATGTCTGCGCCTGTCGATCCTAGATTGTCGGCTGGAGAATTACGGAGACCTCTAATGGCCAGTCCGTTGATCGAACCAAATTCATCGATcgatcatcattttcatcacaCCGGTATGTCTCATAGACCGTTGATGAATAATAGACCAATGGAAGGACGCAGTTTACTCGAGAAACCTTCTGTTGATAGTTCCAGACCGCTTATTGGCCGTACACCGAGAGACATGCATAGCTCGAGTCGATGGTCGAATATAGATCAAAAACCAGAACTGACCGCGTCATCGAATATCAATGTCGAACAAGCGAGAAGTAGCCGCGATGATGAAAGACGACGAGAAGATCGAAGAGACAGAGACAGAAGTGAACGCAGCGAACGATCACGCGAAAGAGATCGAGAAAAGCGATCATCGGACGATCACGGACGAGACCGACCACGCAGCAATCAACGCGAAACGAAGGAGAAACGCGATTCGAGAGAACGTGATCGACGCGAACGCGATCGAAGTTCGGACGAAGGTTTGAAAAAAGACCGAACTCGCGATCGAGATAGACGGGACCGCGACAAGAGCGGAAGTCGAATGGAAGGTCGGTCAGAACGAGATCGACGTTCTTCATCGGAGAAGGAAAGGGATTCGGACCGAGAACGAAGACGAGATCGACATGAAAGATCTGAGAAATCTCGTGACGTTCTCAACGATGATATGTCGCACCGTAATCATGACACTAATGGTGATTCCAAACGGCAATCGAATTCACAGCCAGCAGGTTTACTGCCTCATCCGAGCATCATGTCTCGAGGTATGACAAGAATGATTCCACCGTTTCTTGATGATGAGCGTGGCCTGAAACGGCCGCGAGAATCTGGATGTTGCGTGTTCGTCTCGAATATGCCGTTGACGGTCAGTTATCGCAATATTCGTCGTTTCTTCAGCGGATGCGAGATTCTTCACGATGGTCTCAAATTGATTAATGACTCTAGTGGCAATCGTTGCGGTACGGCGTACGTAAAATTCGCGACTCCCCAAAGCATGCAGTATGCTATGGAGAAAGCTGGTCGTTACATGGACGACCGTCAAGTCTCAATTGTAAAATGTTCAGAAATGGAATTCGAAGAAGCAATCGATTCTTTTATTCCATCGAAGAAACAACGCTCGTTATCTCCTATGAGACAGTTAATCGGCATCCCTGATGATTTGTGCGTTTGTATAAAAGGACTCCCGTCGACTGTGGATATCAATGAGATCCATGCACTATTCCACGGACTGAAATTTATCGCTAATAGCATTTATATCGAGTACGGATTGGATGGAAAAGCTCTAGGCACAGCTTATCTTGAATTCGCTACTTCGGAAGATTTCAGGCAGGCTATTGAAATTCCGCGTTCAACGATAGATGACCGTGTCATCACCGTACGTCCGATGAGTCGCAAAGAAATAGAAAGTCACGTCAAATATCATAAAGATTACTTGGAGAAACAAAAAACCGAAAAGCCAGGCGAAAATGTTACGGATGAAAATGGTAGTAGACCGACTGATCTCGGTGAGCCAGCTTCAGAGGATCAGTCGGATGGTTTTTGTTGTCATCTCTTCGGACTATCATATCAGTCTACCGAGGCCGACATTCAACAGTTTTTCAATGGATTAAACGTAGTGCCCGGTAGCATAAAGATTGTGAGATTTCCAGACGGCCGAGCCGCTGGCGATTGTTTAATAGAATTTGCATCGCAGGATGATCAAGAAGAGGCCCTTAAACGTAACCAGCAATACATGGGCAAGCGTTTCTTGTACGTCAATAAACTGCCATCACGGGCTGATGCTGTGCGTCTGTTCCATACTAAATCGTCAGTAGCTGAACAGAAGCAGGGAATAACACCCTTGCCTCTGCCTGTTGATGGGCATATGGCTCCTATGGGTCATCCGATAAGAGGTCCGCCTCGTGACCCTCGACGTCCACTACCTGGACCTTTGTATCCTGATGAAATGTACGGCAGCATTCCGCCCAGGCCTGGACGGCCGGCATGTGTCATTGGTATCACCAATATACATTTTCGATCCACGCCCGCTGAAGTGATTGAATTTTTCCGTGGTTTCCGACCAATTACCGAATCATTGCGTTTACGTCGTAATCCGGAAACTGGTAAACCTACTGGTGAGGGAACCATTGCATTTCATAGTCCACCAGATGCGATCCGTGCTGTTTGCGAATTGAACGGAAATACTTTAGCTGGTAGACCGGTTAGTTTATACCAAATATGA